Proteins encoded by one window of Cucurbita pepo subsp. pepo cultivar mu-cu-16 chromosome LG14, ASM280686v2, whole genome shotgun sequence:
- the LOC111810139 gene encoding UNC93-like protein 1 produces MGFQGDEESAPQIPRKTLFRYNSPLVQVSLIGLVCFCCPGMFNALSGMGGGGQVDTTVADNASTALYTTFAIFGIIGGGVYNILGPRLTLFAGCSTYVLYAGSFLYYNHYKEQTFAIIAGAILGVGAGFLWAGEGAIMTSYPPPDRKGTYISIFWSIFNMGGVVGGLIPFILNYHRTSASSVNDGTYIGFMCFMSIGALISLAILPPSRVVRDDGSRCTNIKYSNVSTEVVAILKLFLNWKMLLIVPAAWSSNFFYTYQFNNVNGVLFNLRTRGFNNVFYWGAQMVGSVGIGYILDFSFKSRRARGLFGIGVVALLGTGIWAGGLANQLRYSRQNLLDKLDFKDSGSDFVGPFFLYFCFGLLDAMFQSMVYWVIGALADDSETLSRYSGFYKGVQSAGAAVAWQVDTHHVSFMSQLAVNWSLTTLSYPLLAILVFLGVKDDTKPADETPKEVTPPSTLTQL; encoded by the exons ATGGGTTTCCAGGGAGATGAAGAATCCGCACCCCAAATTCCAAGAAAAACCCTATTCAGATATAACTCGCCGCTGGTTCAGGTTTCGTTAATTGGGTTGGTTTGTTTTTGCTGTCCGGGTATGTTCAATGCGCTGAGTGGCATGGGGGGTGGGGGCCAGGTGGATACGACGGTGGCCGATAATGCTTCCACCGCCCTGTACACCACTTTTGCGATATTCGGCATCATCGGTGGTGGCGTGTACAACATCCTTGGCCCCCGTCTCACCCTTTTTGCCGGTTGCTCTACTTATGTCCTCTACGCTGGATCCTTCCTCTACTACAACCACTACAAGGAGCAGACCTTCGCAATCATTGCTGGGGCAATCCTGGGTGTAGGTGCGGGTTTCCTTTGGGCGGGTGAGGGCGCCATCATGACCTCGTATCCGCCGCCCGACCGCAAGGGCACTTATATTTCCATCTTCTGGAGTATATTCAACATGGGGGGCGTTGTCGGGGGTCTAATACCCTTTATCCTAAACTATCACCGCACCAGTGCTTCTTCCGTCAACGATGGTACCTACATCGGCTTCATGTGCTTCATGTCCATTGGCGCGCTCATTTCTCTGGCGATTTTGCCGCCGAGTCGCGTGGTTCGTGATGATGGTTCACGATGCACCAACATCAAGTACTCCAACGTTTCAACCGAGGTTGTTGCGATTCTCAAGTTGTTCCTAAATTGGAAGATGCTGTTGATTGTCCCTGCTGCTTGGTCCAGTAACTTTTTCTACACCTACCAGTTCAATAACGTTAATGGGGTGTTATTTAACTTGAGGACAAGAGGGTTCAACAACGTGTTCTACTGGGGAGCACAGATGGTGGGCTCGGTTGGGATAGGATACATATTGGATTTCAGTTTTAAGAGTAGGAGGGCCAGGGGTTTGTTTGGAATTGGCGTGGTTGCGCTCTTGGGTACTGGAATATGGGCAGGTGGCCTGGCCAACCAGCTCAGATACTCCCGCCAAAACTTGCTAGACAAGTTGGATTTCAAGGATTCAGGTTCTGATTTTGTTGGCCCTTTCTTCTTATACTTCTGTTTCGGGTTGTTGGATGCCATGTTCCAGAGCATGGTGTACTGGGTGATTGGGGCCTTGGCTGATGATTCAGAGACCTTGAGCAG GTATAGTGGATTTTATAAAGGGGTGCAGAGTGCTGGTGCTGCAGTTGCTTGGCAAGTTGACACCCACCACGTCTCCTTCATGTCCCAGTTGGCTGTGAATTGGTCGCTCACAACACTGAGTTATCCTCTGCTGGCAATTCTGGTCTTCTTGGGCGTGAAGGATGACACGAAGCCTGCTGACGAAACTCCGAAGGAGGTTACTCCTCCATCAACCTTGACACAGCTTTAG
- the LOC111810142 gene encoding uncharacterized protein LOC111810142 — translation MVPFSKPPISILLFFSLLIFVFEVRSQHVSSAIRLPSEATNNDRDLDLCPVSLPSSCPVKCFRTDPVCGVDGLTYWCGCADALCSGVKVAKMGFCEVGNGGSAPIPGQALLLVHILWLIILGVSVLFGLF, via the coding sequence ATGGTCCCCTTCTCCAAACCCCCGATTTCcatccttctcttcttttcccttcttATCTTCGTTTTTGAAGTCCGATCGCAGCATGTTTCCTCCGCCATCCGCTTGCCTTCGGAAGCCACCAATAACGACCGCGATCTAGATCTCTGCCCTGTGTCCCTGCCGTCTTCTTGCCCTGTGAAATGCTTTAGGACGGACCCAGTCTGCGGCGTTGATGGCCTTACCTACTGGTGTGGTTGCGCCGATGCTCTGTGTTCAGGTGTCAAGGTCGCCAAGATGGGATTTTGTGAGGTCGGCAACGGCGGTTCTGCTCCTATTCCTGGCCAGGCCCTCCTCCTCGTGCATATTTTGTGGTTGATCATCCTTGGAGTTTCCGTCTTGTTTGGACTCTTCTGA
- the LOC111810645 gene encoding 60S ribosomal protein L9 gives MKTILSSETMDIPDGVKIKVNAKIIEVEGPRGKLVRNFKHLNLDFQLITDEATGKKKLRIEAWFGSRKTSAAIRTALSHVENLITGVTKGYRYKMRFVYAHFPINASITNSSKSIEIRNFLGEKKVRKVDMLDGVSITRSEKVKDELVLDGNDIELVSRSCALINQKCHVKNKDIRKFLDGIYVSEKGTIVGEEEG, from the exons ATGAAGACCATTCTTTCATCCGAGACCATGGATATCCCAGATGGGGTTAAAATCAAGGTGAATGCCAAGATCATCGAGGTTGAAGGACCTCGTGGTAAGCTTGTTCGTAACTTCAAGCATCTTAATCTTGACTTTCAACTCATCACTGACGAGGCCACCGGCAAGAAGAAGCTCCGGATCGAAGCATGGTTTGGGTCCAGGAAGACATCCGCCGCTATTCGTACCGCTCTCAGCCATGTTGAGAACCTTATCACAGGTGTTACCAAGGGCTATCGTTACAAGATGCGTTTCGTCTATGCTCACTTTCCCATCAATGCTAGCATCACAAATAGCAGCAAGTCTATTGAGATTCGCAACTTCCTTGGAGAAAAGAAG GTGAGAAAGGTGGATATGCTTGATGGAGTTTCCATTACCCGATCTGAGAAAGTCAAAGACGAGTTAGTCTTGGATGGAAATGATATTGAGCTTGTTTCACGGTCTTGTGCCCTTATAAACCAG AAATGTCATGTGAAGAACAAGGATATACGGAAGTTCCTTGATGGTATCTATGTCAGCGAGAAGGGTACCATTGttggagaagaagagggaTGA